A genome region from Mercenaria mercenaria strain notata chromosome 11, MADL_Memer_1, whole genome shotgun sequence includes the following:
- the LOC123532156 gene encoding toll-like receptor 4, which yields MVFVTGIFIWILFGGVRSEVADRTMCPEMCECEGHVLRCNRMVLNESIPDNISEVHLITFSSSSKIKMSSLFPYWSNVIKLDITLSGLKFFLHFEENSLSHLKQLQYLGIHGIGPAKYVIQDNVLHPGCFSGLDNVKTLNLSGNSHLNISEVIKIFTEVNTLPSLETIDLSELQLLTNKPIYKKEFSALVSVLRSKSIKTIIMDYTHVEFPVADFGKLCQTLEKFRLRKTTVTAVYKFKHVTCESLKVLDLSGAAIVPIDTFIRSRILTSDRWFVDIFNKYFSFICSVETVYYDGILPSEPLPLSFDNGVVYNATGINWRVKYMYFRRNFMENFNVSFKNMPLIPGSEFDVSFNNIYYIHPKSLDPGHYIRKINLAHNRLHEMERKHPLDFEIFLHTFTDLEDINLAYNQISKLPPDMFSKNTKLKEINVVGNQLKTLSIKTNLIPNLQYLGAVDNNLEILVLKEISQVHQRPFGEADLTNGAILIINITGNELKCTCEDTRVIEWIRDSPIVRGGKCVYEDEKLDIKQNAFEKITDYCKKKKFQQSLIIGVCISITLFYLTAICIALAVRYKKKQTKIVELLRQLKTDDEHFLAFVSYCSEDTDFVMSHFVNQLNEEICISTKVRSDHICIGDRYFRPGFPVITEIMTKMEKSAVIIFVISLEFCNKPWCHIEIKEAYELQKPIILIFREEVDLQDMPKLVEKLFHQNTRCKFERDIDGAWRLQPSFHVLASSVIELAAINNKTDTPKNLVV from the exons ATGGTTTTTGTGACag GTATATTTATCTGGATACTTTTTGGTGGAGTTCGCTCCGAGGTTGCTGACAGAACCATGTGTCCAGAAATGTGTGAATGTGAAGGTCATGTACTTAGGTGTAACAGAATGGTTCTAAACGAATCTATACCCGACAACATATCCGAGGTTCACTTGATAACATTCAGCTCTAGCTCGAAGATCAAAATGTCCAGTTTATTTCCATACTGGTCAAACGTCATTAAATTAGATATAACACTTTCTGGTCTCAAATTTTTTCTACATTTCGAAGAAAATTCCCTCAGTCACCTTAAACAGCTCCAATATCTGGGTATACATGGTATCGGACCCGCTAAGTATGTCATTCAGGACAACGTCCTACATCCTGGATGTTTTTCTGGGCTCGACAATGTGAAAACTCTAAACCTCTCCGGAAATTCGCATCTAAATATATCAGAAGTCATTAAGATTTTTACAGAAGTAAATACTTTGCCTTCCCTGGAGACGATAGACCTGTCCGAGTTGCAGCTCTTGACAAACAAGCCTATATACAAGAAGGAATTTAGCGCACTTGTTTCAGTACTTCGTTCAAAGTcgattaaaacaataataatggATTACACACATGTAGAATTTCCTGTAGCGGACTTTGGAAAGTTATGCCAAACACTGGAAAAGTTTCGTTTACGGAAAACTACTGTCACTGCGGTATATAAATTCAAGCATGTGACATGTGAGAGCTTAAAGGTGCTAGATTTGTCAGGAGCAGCTATTGTACCAATAGATACTTTCATCAGGAGCAGGATTCTGACGTCTGACCGCTGGTTCGtggatatttttaataaatatttttcttttatatgcaGCGTAGAAACGGTATACTACGATGGAATTTTACCATCGGAGCCGCTACCGCTATCGTTCGACAATGGCGTTGTTTATAATGCCACGGGGATAAACTGGCGAGTGAAATATATGTATTTCAGACGGAATTTTATGGAAAACTTCAATGTATCGTTTAAGAATATGCCCCTTATACCTGGTTCAGAATTTGACGTCTCCTTTAATAACATTTATTACATTCACCCGAAATCGCTGGACCCAGGACATTATATCCGCAAAATAAACCTTGCCCATAATAGACTGCATGAAATGGAAAGAAAGCATCCCTtagactttgaaatttttcttcaTACATTTACAGACTTGGAGGATATAAATTTGGCATACAATCAGATATCTAAACTACCACCGGATATGTTTAGCAAAAACACAAAGCTGAAGGAAATCAATGTTGTCGGAAACCAGCTGAAAACTTTATCTATTAAGACAAACTTAATACCCAATTTGCAATATTTAGGCGCCGTAGACAACAACCTTGAAATCTTAGTTCTTAAGGAAATTTCCCAAGTTCATCAGAGACCCTTTGGTGAAGCCGACTTAACAAACGGGGcaattttaatcataaacattacCGGAAATGAATTAAAATGTACGTGTGAGGATACAAGAGTCATTGAATGGATCCGAGATTCGCCTATTGTCCGCGGAGGAAAGTGTGTTTACGAGGATGAAAAGCTTGACATAAAACAAAATGCCTTTGAGAAAATTACAGACTATTGTAAGAAGAAGAAATTTCAACAGTCACTTATAATCGGAGTGTGCATTTCCATAACGCTTTTCTATCTTACAGCCATTTGCATTGCTTTAGCAGTTCGgtacaaaaagaaacaaactaaAATAGTAGAATTATTACGCCAGCTGAAGACAGACGACGAACATTTTCTTGCGTTTGTATCCTATTGTTCAGAAGATACGGATTTCGTGATGTCACATTTCGTAAACCAACTGAATGAGGAAATTTGTATCAGTACCAAAGTCCGCAGCGATCATATCTGTATCGGAGATAGGTACTTCCGGCCAGGATTTCCAGTAATCACGGAGATTATGACGAAAATGGAGAAGTCAGCAGTGATAATTTTTGTTATCTCCCTAGAATTTTGTAACAAACCATGGTGCCACATTGAGATTAAGGAAGCGTATGAATTACAAAAACCCATTATCCTGATTTTTAGAGAAGAAGTTGATTTACAAGACATGCCGAAACTAGTAGAAAAATTATTCCACCAGAACACACGATGCAAATTTGAACGTGATATTGACGGGGCTTGGAGACTGCAACCTTCTTTCCATGTCCTTGCTTCATCTGTCATAGAACTGGCTGCTATTAACAATAAAACCGACACTCCGAAGAACCTTGTAGTCTAG
- the LOC123532157 gene encoding uncharacterized protein LOC123532157 gives MARFWLRAGFTLLMITFLLKDNITTAQISSVFVTQMTQITNHRSTSGALSELQARGITQCAMECNHAVECRSFFYNKQDTVCQLHDVLFENYDTLTYIYQTRYYIMNEVQSNFTCPPSPPPAEYTAVLLSDNTVFSYRIIWGKKEKTKAIDDCVADGAGLVRVLSLAKMQTLVNLFTTCPGYQGTDNYWIDGSNINAVDFFNITQWETSLSEPLPTTNQFWAPGWPLDPDKDQCAVLSASDGYRWTNAKCAYPSKFYFICEE, from the exons ATGGCGAGGTTTTGGCTGAGAGCAGGTTTTACTCTCTTGATGATTACTTTTTTACTGAAAG ACAATATCACAACAGCCCAGATTTCCTCCGTTTTCGTAACGCAGATGACGCAAATAACAAACCACAGGAGCACTTCCGGTGCTCTGAGCGAACTGCAAGCCCGGGGTATAACACAATGTGCAATGGAGTGCAACCATGCTGTAGAATGCAGATCGTTTTTCTACAACAAACAGGATACAGTGTGCCAACTACATGACGTTTTGTTTGAGAACTACGACACGCTCACCTACATCTATCAAACTAGATATTACATAATGAATGAGG tacagtcaaacttcaccTGTCCACCTTCACCGCCACCTGCTGAATACACCGCAGTTTTGTTGTCCGATAACACTGTCTTTTCATACAG AATAATATGGGGTAAGAAGGAAAAAACCAAAGCAATTGATGACTGTGTCGCCGATGGTGCCGGGCTAGTTCGAGTCCTGTCCTTGGCGAAAATGCAGACGCTGGTAAATCTGTTCACTACATGTCCAG GTTACCAGGGTACGGATAACTATTGGATTGACGGGAGCAACATAAACGCAGTTGATTTCTTTAACATCACGCAATGGGAAACATCTCTCAGTGAACCCTTACCGACAACCAATCAGTTTTGGGCTCCAGGATGGCCATTAGATCCGGATAAAGACCAATGTGCCGTCCTCTCGGCATCTGATGGCTACCGATGGACCAATGCTAAGTGTGCGTACCCTTCAAAATTCTACTTCATTTGCGAGGAGTGA